Proteins found in one Amycolatopsis aidingensis genomic segment:
- the frc gene encoding formyl-CoA transferase translates to MRKALEGVRVLDMTHVQSGPSCTQILAWLGADVVKLEAPTGDITRKQLRDLPDVDSLYFTMLNCNKRSITLNMKSDRGKELFTELVSRFDILAENFGPGAVDRMGFSWERLQEINPRLIYASIKGFGEGPYTHFKAYEVVAQAMGGSMSTTGFEDGPPLATGAQIGDSGTGIHTVAGILAALYQREHTGKGQRVTVAMQHAVLNLCRVKLRDQQRLTHGPLAEYPNEEFGEEVPRSGNASGGGQPGWAVRCAPGGPNDYIYVIVQPAGWEPISRLIGRPELADDPEWNTPEARLSKLDKMFQMIEEWSSGHGKWEVLAKLNEHNIPCGPILSTKEIIEDESLAANEMVVRVPHPERGEFATVGCPIKLSESSVDVTPSPLLGEHNEDVYLHELGLAPGRLAELEANGVI, encoded by the coding sequence ATGCGAAAGGCACTCGAGGGTGTTCGTGTTCTCGACATGACGCATGTCCAGTCCGGGCCGTCCTGCACGCAGATCCTGGCCTGGCTGGGCGCGGATGTGGTCAAACTGGAGGCGCCCACCGGGGACATCACCCGCAAGCAGCTGCGCGATCTGCCCGATGTGGACAGTCTCTACTTCACGATGCTGAACTGCAACAAGCGCAGCATCACGCTGAACATGAAGAGCGACCGGGGCAAGGAACTGTTCACCGAGCTGGTCTCCCGGTTCGACATCCTGGCCGAGAACTTCGGTCCCGGCGCGGTGGACCGGATGGGCTTCAGCTGGGAGCGGCTGCAGGAGATCAACCCGCGACTGATCTACGCCTCGATCAAGGGTTTCGGCGAGGGGCCGTACACCCATTTCAAGGCCTACGAGGTGGTGGCACAGGCGATGGGCGGCTCGATGAGCACAACCGGTTTCGAGGATGGCCCCCCGCTGGCAACCGGCGCCCAGATCGGGGACTCCGGCACCGGCATCCACACCGTGGCCGGCATCCTCGCGGCGCTGTACCAGCGCGAGCACACCGGCAAGGGCCAGCGGGTCACGGTGGCCATGCAGCACGCGGTGCTCAACCTCTGCCGGGTGAAGCTGCGCGACCAGCAACGGCTCACCCACGGGCCGCTCGCGGAGTACCCGAACGAGGAGTTCGGCGAGGAGGTCCCGCGTTCCGGCAATGCCTCGGGTGGCGGTCAACCGGGCTGGGCGGTCAGGTGTGCGCCGGGCGGACCCAACGACTACATCTACGTGATCGTCCAGCCCGCGGGCTGGGAGCCGATCAGCAGGCTGATCGGCAGGCCGGAGCTCGCCGACGACCCGGAGTGGAACACCCCGGAGGCCCGACTATCCAAACTGGACAAGATGTTTCAGATGATCGAGGAGTGGAGCAGCGGGCACGGCAAGTGGGAGGTGCTGGCGAAGCTCAACGAGCACAACATCCCGTGCGGTCCGATCCTGTCCACCAAGGAGATCATCGAGGACGAGTCGCTGGCCGCCAACGAGATGGTCGTGCGGGTCCCGCACCCCGAGCGCGGCGAGTTCGCCACGGTGGGATGCCCGATCAAGCTGTCCGAATCCTCGGTCGACGTCACGCCATCCCCGCTGCTCGGCGAGCACAACGAGGACGTCTACCTGCATGAGCTCGGCCTCGCCCCCGGCAGGCTCGCGGAGCTCGAAGCGAACGGAGTGATCTGA